The following DNA comes from Desulfobulbaceae bacterium.
GTGGTGGCTGTTCGTCAGGATATGCGTTCTAGTAAGGTGTTGGCTGTAGGGAAAGAGGCCAAGATGATGCTCGGGAGAACACCAGGAAATATCAAGGCGATTCGACCGATTAAGGATGGTGTTATCGCCGATTTTGAAGTGACCGAGGCCATGCTTCGCTATTTTATCAGCAAGGTCCATAAAAGGCGGTCGTTTGTTCATCCCAGGATTATTATCAGTGTGCCGTCAGGGATTACGCAGGTGGAAAAGCGGGCGGTGAAAGAATCTGCTGAATCCGCTGGCGCCCGAGAGGTGTATCTGATTGAGGAGCCGATGGCTGCGGCTATTGGTGCCGGGATGCCGATCACAGAGCCTTGTGCCAATATGATCGTTGATATTGGCGGCGGGACCACTGAAGTTGCGGTGATCTCTCTGGCGGGAATTGTTTATGCCAACTCGGTACGGGTCGCTGGCGACAAGATGGATGAGGCTATTCTTCATCACATCAAGCGTAATCATAATCTGGCTATTGGTGAGCATACCGCTGAGGTGATCAAGACCACTCTTGCCGATATTATGCCGGAGAAGCCCTATCAATCAATGCAGATCAAAGGACGTGATCTGATCTCCGGGGTGCCGAAGACCTTGGTTATTGATTCTGAT
Coding sequences within:
- a CDS encoding rod shape-determining protein, whose protein sequence is MFSPFDKLFGWMSNDLAIDLGTANTLVYVKGKGIVLREPSVVAVRQDMRSSKVLAVGKEAKMMLGRTPGNIKAIRPIKDGVIADFEVTEAMLRYFISKVHKRRSFVHPRIIISVPSGITQVEKRAVKESAESAGAREVYLIEEPMAAAIGAGMPITEPCANMIVDIGGGTTEVAVISLAGIVYANSVRVAGDKMDEAILHHIKRNHNLAIGEHTAEVIKTTLADIMPEKPYQSMQIKGRDLISGVPKTLVIDSDEIRSAISEQVDAIIEAVRMALEMTPPELSADIVDRGIILTGGGALLKNLDKRLNKDTGLPIIIADDPLSSVVLGSGKALENIHVLREVVIS